Proteins from a genomic interval of Nitrospirota bacterium:
- a CDS encoding DUF1566 domain-containing protein — MGEFSATISDRHLHSSCCTIDGNQNASSFFVSPRLTEGLRIAWPDPRFSVTGDCVIDNLTGLMWAKNVNLAGQLLWQEAISYANGLTLCGYSDWRLPNIKESLSLIDRSAYSPALPNGHPFTNVLSTAYLWSSTTVIPITQNAWTLYMAQGYDLNSWPGNIKASNIRYVWPVRSVQ; from the coding sequence ATGGGCGAATTCTCTGCCACGATATCTGACCGCCATCTCCATTCATCATGTTGTACCATAGATGGCAACCAGAACGCAAGTAGTTTTTTCGTGTCACCACGCCTCACTGAAGGGTTACGTATTGCATGGCCTGACCCGAGGTTCAGTGTTACGGGAGATTGTGTCATTGATAATCTGACCGGGCTAATGTGGGCCAAGAACGTAAATCTTGCCGGTCAGCTTCTATGGCAAGAGGCAATTAGCTATGCCAATGGTTTAACGTTGTGTGGGTATTCTGATTGGAGACTTCCAAATATAAAAGAGAGCCTTAGTCTTATTGATCGTTCAGCATACTCTCCTGCATTGCCGAACGGCCATCCATTCACAAATGTTTTGTCAACTGCCTACTTGTGGTCATCTACTACAGTTATTCCTATTACACAAAATGCGTGGACATTATATATGGCGCAGGGCTACGATCTTAATAGTTGGCCTGGTAATATAAAAGCTAGTAATATCCGCTATGTATGGCCAGTACGTTCCGTACAGTGA
- a CDS encoding ATP-binding protein produces the protein MEIERSLFYHIQKVLDSEPNTIILYGPRQAGKTTLIQQVLAKTPLPYVQFNGDDIRTQELLGRADLDKLKTVVGNNRLLVIDEAQRVENIGLTLKLLFDQLKIHIIASGSASFDLANKINEPMTGRSTTLNLFPFSYNELPVNPPMTSNSERMEEFLRFGMYPMTISLFMEEKENYLYDLINNYLYRDILSFEQVRKPKKVIDLLTLLALQIGSEVSTAELASHLSISKTIVEKYLDLMEKMFVIINLRGFSRNLRKEISKTSKYYFVDLGFRNALIRNFNPLNIRSDSGALFENYAVIERMKVYAHQRRHANFYFWRTYDQKEIDLIEESHGELRAYEFKWTEGRPNLKAAHEFTSAYKNSKFQIITPSNFDEFMAVPIEV, from the coding sequence ATGGAAATTGAGAGAAGTTTGTTTTACCATATTCAAAAAGTATTGGATTCAGAGCCGAATACCATCATCTTGTATGGGCCGAGGCAAGCAGGGAAGACTACCCTTATCCAGCAGGTGCTGGCAAAAACTCCTCTTCCGTATGTACAGTTTAACGGTGATGACATACGTACTCAGGAGCTTTTAGGCAGGGCTGATCTGGATAAACTGAAAACAGTTGTTGGTAATAACAGGTTATTGGTTATTGATGAGGCCCAAAGGGTTGAGAATATTGGATTGACCCTGAAGCTCCTGTTTGATCAATTAAAGATACATATTATTGCGTCGGGGTCAGCATCATTTGACCTTGCCAATAAGATCAATGAGCCTATGACCGGACGCTCCACAACCTTAAATTTATTCCCATTTTCATACAACGAATTACCTGTGAATCCGCCGATGACTTCCAACAGCGAGCGCATGGAAGAGTTTTTGAGATTCGGAATGTACCCGATGACAATCAGCCTGTTCATGGAAGAAAAGGAGAACTATCTTTATGACCTGATAAATAACTATCTTTACCGTGACATCCTTTCGTTTGAGCAGGTTAGAAAGCCCAAAAAGGTGATAGACCTGCTTACCCTCCTGGCCCTGCAAATCGGTTCTGAAGTCTCTACTGCGGAACTTGCATCACACCTGTCAATTTCAAAAACCATTGTAGAAAAATATCTTGATCTGATGGAGAAGATGTTTGTGATAATTAACCTGAGAGGGTTCAGCCGTAACCTGCGAAAAGAAATCTCAAAAACATCAAAATATTACTTTGTTGATTTGGGATTTCGCAATGCACTGATACGCAATTTCAATCCCCTGAATATACGCTCAGACTCAGGAGCGCTCTTTGAAAACTACGCAGTGATTGAGAGGATGAAGGTATATGCCCACCAGCGCCGACATGCCAATTTCTATTTCTGGCGCACGTATGACCAAAAGGAAATTGACTTAATAGAAGAAAGTCATGGCGAATTAAGGGCTTATGAGTTCAAGTGGACAGAAGGCCGGCCCAATTTGAAAGCTGCACACGAATTTACGTCAGCGTATAAAAATAGTAAGTTTCAGATTATTACGCCCTCCAATTTTGATGAGTTTATGGCAGTCCCGATAGAAGTGTAG
- a CDS encoding PEP-CTERM sorting domain-containing protein, with amino-acid sequence MNIKRTIVIAFLVVILLPVSVFAALCTPGMDFSYAESLVTTGPFSGKWQYDFTLSNNSTATGDCTDYDIFYVDLTYAGSRDFLDGALPVGWGDGFTQGIWFSTSGFSLATSMNPGIPPTGNDLPPGSSLTGFSFKTTVRYGEMSDPELWEASVLMNDPFDSTTPIYLSQTFPPPSVPEPGTVMLLGAGLAVMGIYGRVKKIVGVKK; translated from the coding sequence ATGAATATTAAACGTACTATTGTTATAGCCTTCTTAGTTGTAATTTTATTACCTGTTTCAGTGTTTGCTGCTCTTTGTACCCCTGGTATGGATTTCAGCTATGCGGAGAGTCTTGTGACTACAGGGCCTTTTTCAGGTAAATGGCAGTATGATTTTACATTAAGTAATAATTCTACAGCTACGGGAGACTGTACTGATTATGATATTTTTTACGTTGACCTTACTTATGCAGGCAGTAGAGATTTTTTAGATGGAGCGCTTCCTGTTGGATGGGGTGACGGATTCACACAGGGTATATGGTTCTCTACCTCCGGCTTTTCATTAGCAACGTCTATGAATCCAGGAATACCTCCTACTGGAAACGACCTTCCCCCCGGCAGTTCATTAACCGGATTTAGTTTTAAGACAACTGTCAGATATGGAGAAATGTCAGACCCTGAATTATGGGAGGCGAGTGTATTGATGAATGATCCCTTTGACAGCACTACTCCGATTTATTTATCCCAAACGTTCCCGCCGCCTTCCGTACCTGAGCCTGGCACTGTTATGCTGCTTGGGGCAGGCCTTGCCGTTATGGGTATATACGGTCGTGTTAAAAAAATAGTAGGTGTAAAGAAGTAA